The genomic DNA CGATTTTTTCATTCTGGATGAAAGCATCCCCTTTATACGTAAATATGCACTTGAGGGATTGCCAAATTTTGCGGTACGCGTTTCAGAGCTTGAAAGTATTGAAACAGCGCTACGCATTGCCAGCTATTTGCACGGTGAGAACCGTAGCATTAACTGGATCTGGGCTGATAGTTTTACTGGTATGCCGCTTCATCCAGATGAAGCTCTGGCGCTTAGACAGGCGGGCTATCGCATTTGCATTGTCTCACCAGAGTTGCATCACGTTAACGATCCGGCTTCTTATGAGGCGCGCGCCCTCCGTTACATTGAGGCGTTGAAAGAGCCCGGTATGGAATCATCCCGTCCCGATATGGTCTGCACTAAATGCCCTCTGCTATGGGGAAGCAATTATAGTATTTGAGGGAGCGGATAAAAACTCGCGGCCAATGTTGGGACTCAGTGCATTGCCCCTCGGATTCCTCCAATTACTGGAGGAAAATCGGGACTGAGATCACAACTCTCGGTCTTTCATGAT from Brucella anthropi ATCC 49188 includes the following:
- a CDS encoding phosphatidylinositol-specific phospholipase C/glycerophosphodiester phosphodiesterase family protein; this translates as MIVIHHRRNTVAELADTDPQFGVEIDLRNHGDDILVTHDPFITRAVLLQDWLKQYRHRFLIANVKEEGLEPRLTALLAEYGVSDFFILDESIPFIRKYALEGLPNFAVRVSELESIETALRIASYLHGENRSINWIWADSFTGMPLHPDEALALRQAGYRICIVSPELHHVNDPASYEARALRYIEALKEPGMESSRPDMVCTKCPLLWGSNYSI